From a single Hymenobacter sp. YIM 151500-1 genomic region:
- the polA gene encoding DNA polymerase I, whose translation MTDTAAAPAKKLFLLDAFALIYRAHFAFSKNPRVNSKGLNTGAILGFTNTLVEVLQKEKPTHLGVAFDAQKKTFRHDNFADYKAQRQAMPEDIGTAIPYIKKIIQAFHIPILMVDGFEADDVIGTLAQRAEQQGFEVYMMTPDKDYCQLVTERIKIYRPAFMGNAAEVLDVQHVLQRFEIERVEQVIDILGLQGDASDNIPGIPGIGEKTAKALVRQFGSVENLIANVDQLKGKQQENVRAYAEQGLLSKELATIHVNVPIDFEADQLTVDQPDTEQLRQLFDELEFRQLAARVLGGGDRGQVAGDRLNPRSSSRRPRVAAGQGDLFNSSADAAVALTLEEGETGHLGAPAGPRRTLPDVPHQYHLVDTPELRQSLLGFLLQQEEVSFDTETTGLDTMTSRLVGLSFCYLPGEAYYVPVPPDDDAAAQALVDEFRPFFEAEHIRKIGQNIKYDLTILKHYRVAVRGPLFDTMLAHYLLEPDMRHNMDVLAETYLHYTPISILELIGPKGKNQKTMAQIPPAEVRDYACEDADVTLQLKHVFEPLLKEVGLLDLLNEVENPLVPVLADIEYEGVKIDSSAMGEYSAELQGYIQDIEKQIFQEAGQEFNIGSPKQLGEVLFDKLGLGGGKIKKTKTGQYATGEEVLSQLAAESPIAAQILEHRQLTKLRSTYVEALPQLVCSLDGRVHTSFNQAVTATGRLSSTNPNLQNIPIRTEKGREIRKAFVPRDDQHLLLAADYSQIELRIMADFSGDATMIEAFRQGLDIHTSTASKVFHVPLDQVDGEMRRKAKTVNFGIIYGISAFGLAQRIGVSRKEATDIIEAYFEEFPAVKRFMDDSINRARELEYATTLLGRRRYLRDINSRNATLRGYTERNAINAPIQGTAADIIKKAMINIHEWLRQEKLGTKMILQVHDELVFDAVQEEVDYITPHIKELMATALLLPHGVPLEVEVGTGRNWLQAH comes from the coding sequence ATGACCGACACTGCCGCTGCTCCCGCCAAGAAGCTCTTCCTGCTCGACGCTTTTGCCCTGATTTACCGCGCCCATTTTGCCTTCAGTAAGAACCCGCGCGTCAACTCCAAGGGCCTCAACACCGGGGCCATCCTGGGCTTCACCAACACGCTGGTGGAGGTGCTGCAGAAGGAAAAGCCCACCCACCTCGGCGTGGCCTTTGATGCCCAGAAAAAAACCTTCCGCCACGACAACTTTGCCGACTATAAGGCCCAGCGCCAAGCCATGCCCGAAGACATCGGCACGGCCATTCCCTACATCAAGAAAATCATCCAAGCCTTTCACATTCCCATCCTGATGGTGGATGGCTTCGAGGCCGACGACGTAATTGGCACGCTGGCCCAGCGGGCTGAGCAGCAAGGCTTTGAGGTGTACATGATGACGCCCGACAAGGACTACTGCCAGCTCGTGACGGAGCGCATCAAAATCTACCGCCCGGCCTTTATGGGTAATGCCGCCGAGGTGCTCGACGTGCAGCACGTGCTGCAGCGCTTCGAGATTGAGCGCGTGGAGCAGGTCATTGACATTCTGGGCTTGCAGGGCGACGCCTCCGACAACATTCCGGGCATTCCGGGCATCGGCGAGAAAACGGCCAAAGCCCTGGTGCGGCAGTTTGGGTCGGTGGAAAACCTGATTGCCAACGTGGACCAGCTCAAGGGCAAGCAGCAGGAAAACGTGCGCGCCTACGCCGAGCAGGGCCTGCTGAGCAAAGAGCTGGCCACCATTCACGTCAACGTGCCCATCGACTTCGAGGCCGACCAGCTGACCGTCGACCAGCCCGACACCGAGCAGCTGCGCCAGCTGTTCGACGAGCTGGAATTCCGGCAGCTGGCCGCCCGCGTGCTGGGTGGCGGTGACAGGGGACAGGTGGCCGGTGACAGGCTGAACCCGCGTTCCAGCTCCCGGCGGCCCCGCGTAGCGGCCGGCCAGGGTGACCTGTTCAACTCCTCGGCCGATGCGGCCGTGGCCCTGACTCTGGAGGAAGGCGAAACCGGCCATCTGGGCGCCCCGGCCGGCCCGCGCCGCACCCTGCCCGACGTGCCCCACCAGTACCACCTCGTCGATACGCCCGAGCTGCGCCAGAGCCTGCTGGGCTTTCTGCTTCAGCAAGAGGAAGTCAGCTTCGACACCGAAACCACCGGCCTCGACACCATGACCTCCCGGCTCGTGGGCCTGTCGTTCTGCTATTTGCCCGGCGAGGCCTACTACGTGCCCGTGCCCCCCGACGATGACGCGGCCGCTCAGGCCCTGGTAGATGAGTTTCGGCCTTTCTTCGAGGCTGAGCACATCCGGAAGATTGGCCAGAATATCAAGTACGACCTCACTATTCTCAAGCACTACCGCGTGGCGGTGCGCGGGCCCCTGTTCGATACCATGCTGGCCCACTACCTGCTAGAGCCCGACATGCGCCACAACATGGACGTGCTGGCCGAAACCTACCTGCACTACACGCCCATCAGCATTCTGGAGCTGATCGGGCCCAAGGGCAAAAACCAGAAAACCATGGCCCAGATACCGCCGGCCGAGGTGCGCGACTACGCCTGCGAAGACGCCGACGTGACCCTACAGCTCAAGCACGTATTTGAGCCGCTACTCAAGGAAGTGGGCCTGCTCGACCTGCTGAACGAAGTGGAAAACCCGCTGGTACCCGTGCTGGCCGACATCGAGTACGAGGGCGTGAAAATCGACTCCTCAGCCATGGGGGAGTACTCGGCCGAGCTGCAAGGCTATATCCAGGACATCGAGAAGCAGATTTTCCAGGAGGCCGGGCAGGAGTTTAACATCGGCTCCCCGAAGCAGCTGGGCGAGGTGCTCTTTGACAAGCTGGGCCTGGGCGGGGGCAAAATCAAGAAAACCAAAACCGGCCAGTACGCCACCGGTGAGGAGGTGCTCAGCCAGCTGGCCGCCGAGTCGCCGATAGCGGCCCAGATTCTGGAGCACCGCCAGCTTACCAAGCTGCGCTCCACCTACGTAGAGGCCCTGCCCCAGCTGGTGTGCTCCCTTGATGGCCGCGTGCATACCTCGTTCAACCAGGCCGTGACGGCCACCGGGCGCCTGAGCAGCACCAACCCCAACCTCCAGAACATTCCCATCCGCACGGAGAAGGGCCGCGAAATCCGCAAGGCCTTCGTGCCCCGCGACGACCAGCACCTGCTGCTGGCCGCCGACTACTCGCAGATTGAGCTGCGCATCATGGCCGACTTCTCCGGCGACGCCACCATGATTGAGGCCTTCCGCCAGGGCCTCGACATCCACACCAGCACGGCCAGCAAGGTGTTTCACGTGCCCCTGGACCAGGTAGACGGCGAGATGCGCCGCAAGGCCAAAACCGTCAACTTCGGCATCATCTACGGCATTTCGGCCTTCGGGCTGGCCCAGCGCATCGGGGTGTCGCGCAAGGAAGCCACCGACATTATCGAGGCCTACTTCGAGGAGTTTCCGGCCGTGAAGCGCTTCATGGACGACTCCATCAACCGGGCCCGAGAGCTGGAGTACGCCACTACCCTACTCGGCCGCCGCCGCTACCTGCGCGACATCAACTCCCGCAACGCCACGCTACGCGGCTACACCGAGCGCAACGCCATCAACGCCCCCATCCAGGGCACCGCCGCCGACATCATCAAAAAGGCCATGATCAACATCCACGAGTGGCTGCGCCAGGAAAAGCTCGGCACCAAGATGATTTTGCAGGTGCACGACGAATTGGTGTTCGATGCCGTGCAGGAAGAGGTGGACTACATTACGCCCCACATCAAGGAGCTAATGGCTACCGCCCTACTCCTGCCCCACGGCGTACCATTGGAGGTAGAAGTAGGCACTGGCCGCAACTGGCTGCAAGCCCACTAA
- a CDS encoding cyanophycinase yields the protein MPQSSAFPLGTLVTLGGGDDDALLALLADLLPSPDAPVEVVTTAVVADAAATGQAYVEALQELGCRYVRHLPIDEHHPADTPGHLSRLEQAGLVFFTGGDQERITEFWAGTQAWQVLARRYREDAGLLVAGTSAGASVMPTHMIVAGHGASALTKGGLRTAPGLGLLPNLYIDQHFAERGRFGRLAHAVLQHPTQLGLGLGQETGLIIRRGRHAEVFGDGVVMVVDGSHLRGSNLGRIGRGEPVSGQNLRVHLLVAGQHFDLHTRGVEEEEKATK from the coding sequence ATGCCCCAGTCGTCTGCTTTTCCGCTCGGCACGCTCGTAACCCTCGGTGGGGGCGATGATGATGCCCTGCTGGCGCTGCTCGCCGACCTGCTGCCCTCACCCGATGCGCCCGTAGAGGTGGTTACCACGGCCGTCGTGGCGGATGCCGCTGCCACGGGGCAGGCCTACGTGGAGGCCCTGCAAGAGCTGGGCTGCCGGTACGTGCGCCACCTGCCCATCGACGAGCATCACCCCGCCGACACGCCCGGCCACCTGAGCCGGCTGGAGCAGGCTGGGCTGGTGTTCTTCACCGGCGGCGACCAAGAGCGCATCACCGAGTTCTGGGCCGGCACCCAGGCCTGGCAGGTGCTGGCCCGGCGCTACCGCGAAGACGCTGGCTTGCTGGTGGCCGGCACCAGTGCCGGCGCTTCCGTCATGCCCACGCACATGATTGTAGCCGGCCACGGGGCCAGCGCCCTCACCAAGGGCGGTCTGCGCACGGCTCCCGGCCTGGGCCTGCTGCCCAACCTCTACATCGACCAGCACTTTGCCGAGCGGGGCCGGTTTGGGCGCCTAGCCCACGCCGTATTGCAGCACCCCACCCAGCTGGGTTTGGGCCTGGGCCAGGAAACCGGCCTCATCATCCGGCGCGGCCGGCACGCCGAGGTGTTCGGCGACGGTGTGGTGATGGTAGTGGACGGCAGCCACCTACGCGGCAGCAACCTGGGCCGCATCGGCCGCGGGGAGCCCGTCAGCGGCCAGAACCTGCGGGTGCACCTGCTGGTGGCGGGCCAGCACTTCGACCTGCACACGCGCGGGGTGGAGGAAGAGGAGAAGGCCACAAAGTAA
- a CDS encoding lipocalin family protein — protein sequence MQRNFWLVAVLAASSFLVGCGKKEKKEDPTPVRTKLNMLVEHEWAITGATTTAGGRAVDVFSTKLYEECKRDNLLQFASANNSNTYKRLENTKVCVPSLAESGTWTLSTDFTKLALKSTASTSTTATQEFTVVELTDTSLKISYQVELLSAPITVVESYKVK from the coding sequence ATGCAACGTAATTTCTGGCTGGTTGCAGTGCTGGCAGCTAGCAGTTTCCTGGTCGGCTGCGGCAAAAAAGAAAAGAAAGAAGACCCCACTCCGGTCAGAACCAAGCTGAACATGCTCGTGGAGCACGAGTGGGCTATTACCGGAGCTACCACTACGGCTGGAGGTCGGGCAGTGGATGTGTTCAGCACGAAATTGTACGAGGAGTGTAAGCGGGACAATCTCCTGCAATTCGCCAGTGCCAACAACAGCAACACCTATAAGCGCCTGGAGAATACCAAAGTCTGTGTGCCTTCATTGGCGGAAAGCGGCACCTGGACGCTGAGCACCGACTTCACAAAATTGGCCCTGAAATCAACAGCCAGTACGTCTACCACGGCCACCCAAGAGTTTACCGTTGTCGAGCTGACGGATACGTCGCTGAAAATCTCCTATCAGGTAGAACTGCTCAGTGCCCCTATTACGGTAGTAGAAAGCTATAAGGTGAAGTAA
- a CDS encoding OmpP1/FadL family transporter yields MTVKSLLLVGGVLLTGTAASAGGYQVTLAGQKNNGMGGVGVGLSLDQAAMFYNPGALALVKQRGVQLGVNGTLARQAFVAEAGGTQRELRNSVTTPFNFYAGFGPAEGKFRAGIAVYTPFGSKLQYANGWEGRTSLTDIELTSIYVQPTVSYAITDQLSVGAGLMVLARGAVNLKRDIPFPDSFGSIELDGKAETKVGFNAGIFFKPSEKLTVGINYRSKIDAEVKDGDVTYTNVPVAFQSRFLATKFSATLPLVATTSIGIGIMPNEKLTIGLDANYAEWSDYRTLDFTFDQPINGSTTSSSKRFYEDALTFRVGGQYQLTSGLTVRGGGAYDFSPVKDGYVTPETPDADRISGTVGASYAFGKFSVDLSSQFVFVQKRTQTQTDLINNGTTDRIAGTYKTTVVVPGIGLNYAF; encoded by the coding sequence ATGACAGTAAAATCTCTACTCCTTGTGGGAGGCGTCCTGCTCACGGGCACCGCCGCCTCGGCGGGTGGCTACCAGGTTACGCTGGCCGGCCAGAAAAACAACGGCATGGGCGGAGTAGGCGTAGGACTTTCGCTGGATCAGGCGGCCATGTTCTACAACCCAGGTGCCCTGGCCTTGGTAAAGCAGCGCGGCGTGCAGCTTGGCGTAAACGGCACTCTGGCCCGCCAGGCCTTCGTGGCCGAGGCCGGCGGCACGCAGCGGGAGCTGCGCAACTCCGTGACGACGCCTTTCAACTTCTACGCTGGTTTTGGGCCGGCCGAAGGTAAATTCCGCGCCGGTATTGCCGTATACACGCCCTTTGGCTCCAAGCTGCAGTACGCCAACGGCTGGGAGGGGCGCACTTCCCTCACCGATATTGAGCTGACTTCCATCTACGTGCAGCCCACCGTGAGCTACGCCATCACCGACCAGCTCAGCGTGGGCGCCGGCCTGATGGTGCTGGCCCGCGGCGCCGTGAACCTGAAGCGTGACATTCCGTTTCCCGATTCATTTGGCAGCATCGAGCTGGACGGCAAGGCGGAAACCAAAGTGGGCTTCAACGCCGGTATTTTCTTCAAGCCTTCGGAGAAGCTGACCGTGGGCATCAACTACCGCTCGAAGATTGACGCCGAGGTAAAAGACGGGGACGTAACGTACACCAACGTGCCGGTCGCCTTCCAGTCGCGCTTCCTGGCTACCAAGTTCAGCGCCACGCTGCCCCTGGTGGCTACTACCAGCATCGGCATCGGCATCATGCCCAATGAGAAGCTGACCATTGGCCTCGACGCCAACTACGCCGAGTGGAGCGACTACCGCACCCTGGACTTCACCTTCGACCAGCCCATCAACGGCTCTACTACCTCCTCGTCGAAGCGCTTCTACGAAGATGCCCTGACCTTCCGCGTAGGCGGCCAGTACCAGCTCACCAGCGGCCTCACCGTGCGCGGCGGCGGCGCCTACGACTTCTCGCCGGTGAAGGACGGCTACGTAACCCCCGAAACCCCCGATGCCGACCGGATCAGCGGGACGGTGGGGGCGTCCTACGCCTTCGGCAAGTTCAGCGTGGACCTGTCGAGCCAGTTTGTGTTTGTGCAGAAGCGCACCCAGACGCAAACCGACCTGATCAACAACGGCACCACCGACCGGATTGCCGGTACCTACAAAACCACCGTCGTGGTTCCGGGCATCGGCCTGAACTACGCCTTCTAA
- a CDS encoding SGNH/GDSL hydrolase family protein, translated as MTTNLFRTYAPLLAVLGLGLAACQPDLEDDFKPSAGSADFTTYVAVGNSLTAGFQDNGLSLEGQQKSYPALLAQQFRAVGGGNFAQPLFPADRFNGSGFLRITAINNGNPVLGQETANLAVTGLGADNRTPLLARYTGTDNQNLGVPGIRVADITTPGYGLNNPLGFNPFFERLLPAGSLLSYLQYTQERVNTLKPTFFTNWLGNNDVLGYAGSGGTGTPLTAVAEFTTKYNQMVDALTVNGAKGVLVTIPSVTSTPLFTTVPTAAVIAQVNATPIPAALVPLIVAQLGLPAGSPLPAGTRFGLYVRTGPAATAVREARATDLLLLPARTFINSAPVAPNLFPGGIGLVVPGVPAPVAARLAEASNAVPNNLVLDETEAAAVASRTAELNAVIQAAAARKGLALFDANAYFNNVARAGVTINGVSNTTAFISGNLFSLDGVHPTPRGYAIVTNEMIKVINSTYGSRVPQLNPNDYRSVRFPQ; from the coding sequence ATGACTACCAACCTGTTTCGCACATACGCGCCGCTGCTGGCGGTGCTGGGCCTGGGCCTCGCTGCCTGCCAGCCCGACCTGGAGGACGACTTCAAGCCCTCGGCCGGCTCGGCCGACTTCACCACCTACGTTGCCGTGGGCAACTCGCTCACGGCTGGTTTTCAGGACAATGGCTTGTCGCTGGAAGGCCAGCAGAAATCTTACCCGGCCCTGCTGGCGCAGCAGTTTCGGGCGGTGGGCGGCGGCAACTTTGCCCAGCCCCTGTTCCCGGCCGATCGGTTTAACGGCAGTGGCTTCCTGAGAATCACGGCCATCAACAACGGCAACCCCGTACTGGGCCAGGAAACTGCTAACCTGGCTGTTACGGGCCTCGGGGCCGACAACCGTACGCCGCTGCTGGCCCGCTACACCGGCACCGACAACCAGAACCTGGGCGTGCCCGGCATCCGCGTCGCGGACATTACCACGCCGGGCTACGGCCTGAACAACCCCCTGGGCTTTAACCCTTTCTTTGAGCGCCTGCTGCCGGCTGGCAGCCTGCTGTCGTACTTGCAGTACACGCAGGAGCGCGTAAACACGCTGAAGCCCACGTTCTTTACCAACTGGCTCGGCAACAACGACGTGCTGGGGTATGCCGGTTCGGGTGGCACAGGTACCCCACTTACCGCCGTCGCCGAGTTTACCACCAAGTACAACCAGATGGTAGACGCCCTGACGGTGAACGGCGCCAAAGGGGTGCTGGTAACAATTCCGAGCGTAACCAGCACGCCCCTGTTCACGACCGTGCCCACGGCTGCCGTTATTGCCCAGGTAAATGCCACGCCCATTCCGGCTGCCCTGGTGCCGCTGATTGTAGCCCAGCTAGGCTTGCCGGCCGGCTCGCCCCTACCGGCTGGTACGCGCTTTGGCCTGTACGTGCGCACTGGCCCTGCTGCCACAGCCGTACGCGAAGCTCGCGCCACCGACCTGCTGCTGCTGCCTGCCCGCACGTTCATCAACTCGGCCCCCGTGGCCCCGAACCTGTTTCCCGGTGGTATTGGGCTGGTGGTTCCGGGTGTGCCAGCACCTGTGGCTGCAAGATTAGCTGAAGCCTCCAATGCAGTGCCCAACAACTTAGTGCTCGACGAGACGGAAGCCGCTGCGGTAGCTTCCCGTACCGCCGAGCTGAACGCCGTGATTCAGGCCGCCGCCGCACGCAAAGGACTGGCCTTGTTTGATGCCAATGCCTACTTCAACAACGTGGCCCGTGCCGGAGTAACCATCAACGGCGTGAGCAATACAACGGCCTTTATCAGCGGCAACCTGTTCTCGCTGGATGGCGTGCACCCCACACCCCGGGGCTACGCCATCGTGACCAACGAAATGATTAAGGTCATCAACTCCACGTACGGCTCCCGCGTGCCGCAGCTCAACCCCAACGACTACCGCAGCGTGCGTTTCCCACAGTAA
- a CDS encoding bestrophin family protein, which yields MILYKPGEWWKALLHFHTTAVIRRLLGRVLLVGLYVAVVTAAQLEYFRFILKVEREYFSFLGILLSLLLVFRTNTAYDRYYEGRRLWGLLLASSRNLAGLLGAVLPAEAATHRLFYARMLSNFALALEGHLREGVAFDQLEAVDGVDPAGLRAADNPPTYLASLLQSSYERLHQAQVLQPVHLLSLQPYHQSLLEVAGSCERIKSTPIPFAYSFFIKGFISVFILLMPFVLLDTYGYFTIPIVMIGAYTLLGLELIGEEIENPFGRESNDLPIAQLANTVRVSVHETLSVPLPQHKKALAEAPYTIVS from the coding sequence ATGATTTTGTATAAACCAGGTGAGTGGTGGAAGGCTCTGCTGCACTTTCATACCACGGCCGTTATCCGGCGCCTGCTCGGGCGGGTGTTACTCGTGGGCTTGTACGTGGCCGTGGTTACGGCAGCCCAACTCGAATACTTCCGGTTTATTCTGAAGGTGGAGCGCGAGTATTTCTCATTTCTGGGTATTCTGCTTAGTCTGCTCCTGGTGTTTCGCACCAACACGGCCTACGACCGGTACTACGAGGGCCGGCGCCTGTGGGGCCTGCTGCTGGCCAGCTCCCGCAACCTGGCCGGCCTGCTGGGGGCCGTGCTGCCCGCCGAGGCTGCCACGCATCGTCTTTTCTACGCCCGCATGCTGTCCAACTTCGCGCTGGCGCTGGAAGGCCATTTGCGCGAGGGCGTGGCCTTCGACCAGCTGGAAGCCGTGGACGGCGTGGACCCGGCAGGTTTGCGCGCCGCCGACAATCCGCCTACGTACCTGGCCTCCTTGCTACAGTCCAGCTACGAACGGCTGCACCAGGCTCAGGTGTTGCAGCCCGTGCACCTGCTCAGCTTGCAGCCCTACCACCAGAGCCTGCTGGAGGTGGCTGGCTCCTGTGAGCGAATCAAGTCCACGCCCATTCCGTTTGCTTACAGCTTCTTTATCAAGGGGTTTATCAGCGTATTTATCCTGCTCATGCCCTTCGTGCTGCTCGACACCTACGGCTACTTCACTATTCCCATTGTCATGATTGGGGCGTACACGCTGTTGGGGCTGGAGCTGATTGGGGAGGAAATCGAGAATCCGTTTGGGCGCGAAAGCAACGACCTGCCCATTGCTCAGCTGGCTAACACAGTGCGCGTGAGCGTGCACGAAACGCTGAGCGTGCCCCTGCCCCAGCACAAGAAAGCCCTGGCCGAGGCGCCCTACACCATCGTGTCGTAA
- a CDS encoding IS5 family transposase → MAQRRDYPSDVTDKEWLFVAPYLALVREDAPQRQHSLRAVFNGLRYLVKTGCGWRYLPHDLPPWEVVYQQWARWRDNRCFEHMMADLRELARVLAGREAEPAAVILDSRTVQSTPESGARAGYDGAKRRKGSKVHVAVDTLGQLLAAVVTPANEPDRGPVAALCEQVQRVTGQKVQVAYTEQGYRGEAAEAAAAAHDIDLQVMAKPEGQTGFVLLPRRWVVERSFGWAARFRRLARDYERLALTMQQFHFLAFVTLLLAKGVFLPASP, encoded by the coding sequence ATGGCCCAGCGGAGAGATTACCCCAGCGACGTGACGGATAAGGAATGGCTGTTCGTAGCACCGTATTTGGCTCTGGTGCGGGAAGACGCGCCACAGCGGCAGCATTCGTTGCGAGCCGTGTTCAATGGCTTGCGCTACCTGGTCAAGACGGGCTGTGGCTGGCGCTACTTGCCCCATGATTTGCCCCCGTGGGAAGTGGTGTATCAGCAGTGGGCGCGCTGGCGTGATAACCGCTGTTTCGAGCACATGATGGCCGATTTACGCGAATTGGCGCGGGTGCTGGCCGGCCGCGAAGCGGAACCGGCGGCGGTGATTTTGGACTCCCGTACGGTGCAGAGCACGCCCGAGAGCGGGGCGCGGGCCGGCTACGACGGGGCCAAACGGCGCAAGGGCAGCAAGGTACATGTGGCCGTGGACACGCTGGGCCAGTTGCTGGCCGCCGTGGTCACGCCGGCCAACGAGCCCGACCGCGGGCCAGTAGCCGCCCTATGTGAACAGGTGCAGCGCGTCACCGGCCAGAAGGTGCAGGTCGCCTACACGGAGCAAGGCTATAGGGGAGAAGCGGCCGAAGCCGCCGCGGCCGCACACGACATTGATTTGCAGGTGATGGCCAAACCCGAAGGGCAGACCGGCTTTGTGCTACTGCCCCGCCGCTGGGTCGTCGAGCGCAGCTTCGGCTGGGCGGCCCGCTTCCGCCGCCTTGCCCGCGACTACGAACGCCTCGCCCTCACCATGCAGCAGTTCCATTTCCTCGCCTTCGTTACGCTACTGCTGGCAAAAGGCGTTTTTCTCCCCGCTAGTCCATAA
- a CDS encoding lipocalin family protein, translated as MKRVPFLVLAVAASSAFVGCGSDDKNDPTPTKTNSELLMAKSWMLTAETEATGTAAPVSTYNDYESYEKDNVYKFQANSVFVMEEGATREDPTDPASANGVWALSDGDKSLTYQVGFFGTGLLSSTQKGEIEELTATKLVVKMTDARSTPTIITRQTFTAQ; from the coding sequence ATGAAACGCGTTCCTTTTCTGGTACTGGCCGTGGCGGCCAGCAGTGCTTTTGTTGGCTGCGGCAGCGACGACAAAAACGACCCCACACCTACTAAGACTAACTCGGAGCTATTGATGGCGAAAAGCTGGATGCTGACCGCCGAAACTGAGGCCACGGGCACGGCTGCACCCGTAAGCACGTACAACGACTACGAGTCGTACGAAAAAGACAATGTCTATAAGTTTCAGGCTAACAGCGTGTTTGTGATGGAAGAAGGCGCCACGCGGGAAGACCCCACGGACCCCGCTAGCGCAAACGGCGTATGGGCCCTTTCCGACGGTGATAAGAGCCTGACGTACCAAGTAGGTTTCTTTGGTACTGGCTTGCTCTCCAGCACGCAAAAAGGCGAAATCGAAGAGCTGACTGCTACGAAGCTGGTTGTGAAAATGACCGATGCCAGGAGCACACCGACTATCATTACGCGCCAGACATTCACGGCTCAGTAA
- a CDS encoding YpdA family putative bacillithiol disulfide reductase, giving the protein MHTPAEHSSFDVVVVGAGPVGLACALEVQRRGLTAVVVDKGALVNSIIGYPTNMEFFSTPELLEIGGHPFPTLHYKPLREDALDYYRRVAQTEKLTLRLYERVLGLEGEQGRFEVVTDKGRIGARFVIVATGFYDVPNYLRVPGEDLPHVTHYYKEPYAHADQDVVVIGAKNSAAKAALQLLRAGARPVLVVRGPDISESVKYWIRPDLVNRIKEGRIGALFNTTVQGITPAAVEVLTPEGPRSLPAQHVYALTGYHPDFQFLAALGITCQTDQAQTPSHDADTLETNRPGLYLAGTVCGGLNTSRWFIENGRYHAQLIAARLAGEAAPTLPTVLQPVQYS; this is encoded by the coding sequence ATGCACACACCTGCTGAACATTCTTCCTTTGATGTGGTAGTGGTGGGGGCCGGGCCGGTGGGGCTGGCCTGCGCCCTGGAGGTGCAGCGGCGCGGCCTCACGGCCGTAGTCGTCGACAAAGGGGCGCTGGTAAACTCCATCATCGGCTACCCTACCAACATGGAGTTCTTCTCCACGCCCGAGCTGCTCGAAATCGGGGGTCACCCCTTTCCCACCCTGCACTACAAGCCCCTGCGCGAAGACGCCCTCGACTACTACCGCCGCGTGGCCCAAACTGAAAAGCTCACCCTGCGCCTCTACGAGCGGGTGCTGGGGCTGGAAGGCGAACAAGGCCGCTTTGAGGTCGTCACCGATAAAGGCCGCATCGGGGCGCGGTTCGTCATCGTGGCTACCGGCTTCTACGACGTGCCCAACTACCTGCGCGTGCCCGGCGAAGACCTGCCCCACGTGACCCACTACTACAAAGAGCCCTACGCCCACGCCGACCAGGATGTGGTGGTAATTGGCGCCAAGAACTCGGCTGCCAAAGCGGCCCTGCAACTGTTGCGCGCCGGCGCCCGGCCCGTGCTGGTGGTGCGCGGCCCCGACATCAGCGAGTCGGTGAAGTACTGGATCCGGCCCGACCTCGTAAACCGCATCAAGGAAGGCCGCATCGGGGCGCTGTTCAACACCACCGTGCAGGGCATCACGCCCGCGGCCGTGGAGGTGCTTACCCCTGAGGGCCCGCGCAGCCTGCCGGCCCAGCACGTGTACGCCCTCACCGGCTACCACCCCGACTTTCAGTTCCTGGCGGCCCTGGGCATCACCTGCCAAACCGACCAGGCCCAAACCCCCTCCCACGACGCCGACACGCTGGAAACCAACCGCCCCGGCCTGTACTTGGCCGGCACCGTGTGCGGGGGCCTGAACACTAGCCGCTGGTTTATCGAAAACGGCCGCTACCACGCCCAGCTTATTGCCGCCCGCCTGGCCGGCGAGGCTGCCCCAACGCTGCCCACGGTGTTGCAGCCGGTGCAGTATTCGTAA